The following proteins come from a genomic window of Sardina pilchardus chromosome 1, fSarPil1.1, whole genome shotgun sequence:
- the cep20 gene encoding lisH domain-containing protein FOPNL produces the protein MASITELKCALRETLEARGVLGQLKARIRAEVFSALDDQSEPRPPLSHENLLINELIREYLEFNKYHYTASVLTAESGQPEVPLDRQFVANELNVVEDPSARTLPLLYGLLSHFLQSGETKDKLFLRNSAPLTSQKPNTKDC, from the exons ATGGCTTCAATTACAGAGTTAAAATGCG CGCTCAGGGAAACTCTTGAAGCTCGTGGAGTGTTGGGACAGCTGAAAGCGAGGATTCGAGCAGAGGTGTTCAGTGCATTGGACGACCAGAGTGAACCCCGGCCTCCCCTGTCACATGAGAATCTTCTTATCAATGAGCTCATCCGAGAGTATTTGGAATTCAATAAGTATCACTACACTGCTTCAGTACTGACAGCAG AATCTGGTCAGCCTGAAGTTCCTTTAGATAGGCAATTTGTGGCAAATGAACTCAATGTTGTGGAGGACCCAAGTGCAAGGACATT GCCGCTTCTCTATGGCCTGCTGTCACATTTCCTTCAGAGTGGAGAGACTAAGGACAAGCTGTTTCTCAGGAACTCTGCCCCCTTGACCTCACAAAAGCCAAACACCAAAGACTGCTGA